In Nocardia sputorum, a single genomic region encodes these proteins:
- a CDS encoding tat pathway signal sequence has product MAASACVLAAAAIIAPSLPAALPIAGAAPLAHTQGCLPGFDCDLSSRIAKADAYLNSRPGVTGYVLRDRVSGGVYANANAENAVWTASTIKLAIAADLLNRARVGAINLSPEDRGLMEGMLATSNDGAADLLWTKYAGIDRMAYNNAFRANGMTSLVPQPTNTALFPDWSFQKCTAADLDRLMDHILNRMHPDDRNYLVDRMRAVDSNQHWGVWGAGASMRPGLKNGWSAEQGGWVVNSVGFAGPGERYTLAIMSSLGDAGGYTEGAETDTKLAEMLLAGR; this is encoded by the coding sequence GTGGCCGCCTCCGCCTGTGTCCTTGCCGCCGCGGCGATCATCGCCCCGAGCCTGCCCGCCGCGCTCCCGATCGCGGGCGCGGCGCCGCTCGCGCACACTCAGGGCTGCCTGCCCGGCTTCGACTGCGATCTGAGCAGCCGCATCGCGAAGGCCGACGCCTACCTCAACAGCCGTCCCGGTGTCACCGGCTACGTCCTGCGTGACCGGGTATCGGGTGGCGTCTACGCCAACGCCAATGCCGAGAACGCGGTCTGGACCGCGTCCACGATCAAGCTCGCGATCGCCGCGGACCTGCTCAATCGGGCGCGGGTCGGCGCGATCAACCTGTCGCCGGAGGATCGCGGACTGATGGAGGGCATGCTCGCGACCTCGAACGACGGCGCCGCCGACCTGCTCTGGACCAAGTACGCGGGGATCGACCGGATGGCCTACAACAACGCTTTCCGCGCCAACGGGATGACCTCGCTGGTTCCGCAGCCGACCAACACCGCGCTGTTCCCGGACTGGTCGTTCCAGAAGTGCACCGCCGCCGACCTCGACCGGCTGATGGACCATATCCTCAACCGCATGCATCCCGACGACCGCAACTACCTGGTCGACCGGATGCGCGCGGTGGACTCCAACCAGCACTGGGGCGTGTGGGGCGCGGGCGCGAGCATGCGTCCCGGCCTGAAGAACGGCTGGTCGGCCGAGCAGGGCGGCTGGGTGGTCAACTCGGTCGGCTTCGCGGGCCCGGGCGAGCGCTACACCCTGGCCATCATGAGTTCGCTGGGTGACGCGGGCGGCTACACCGAGGGCGCCGAGACCGACACCAAACTCGCGGAGATGCTGCTCGCGGGCCGCTGA
- the recC gene encoding exodeoxyribonuclease V subunit gamma → MPLHIHRAERADVLARALADVLASPLDDPLAAEVVAVPAKGVERWLTQTLSEVLGADGSADGVCANIAFPSPAALVAEALAAASGVAPAEDPWAPDRAVWTLLRVIDGSLSEPWCAVLARHLGARAAAGDEHRVGRRYATAARITALFDSYAAQRPALITEWAAGLDTDGAGGAVPDDLLWQPMLWRGLRAEIGAPSPAERLEAACARLRARPDLVALPPRLSLFGVTRLPSDQLAVLSALAAARDVHLWLVHPSPVLWSALNGVPAARTRAEDHSARAVAHPLLAGLARDVRELQQRLTAAIGSDTYHPLGSASSGNLATEDDSHATLLRALQRGIRDDRWPPAPGEAAADGTVQVHACHGPARQVEVLRECLLGRFAADETLEPRDVLIMCPEVQAYAPLIRAAFGQRSTGTPEPQADSEHPAHRLRVRLADRGRGVTNPLLAVIGVLLELADGRVTATQVLDLAAAEAVRRRCGFDDDDIERLREWAAESGARWGIGQRQRQAFGLADFAQNTLNSAVDRILLGVTAGETSDDWLDLALPLDDVDSNDVDLAGRFAEFVDRLAVCLRDLRGPRPAHEWAAVLGRALDLLTDVPDAQAWVRTEARQELAAATDHAGEVSLRLTDVGVLLRSRLAARPTRANFRTGELTVCTMVPMRSVPHRVVVLLGLDDEMFPRASAADGDDVLAREPLIGERDPRSEDRQLLLDAILAARDTLLVFHTGADPVTGAHRPPAIPVAELLDALRAHVGAAAMRAVVTRHPLQSFDRRNFRAEQPFSFDTVALAGAYAADGPVRPRPGFLAGPLPAAEAADVALADLISFAEHPVRAFLWQRLGLRVPEHEEDIADRLPIELDGLAKWELGERLLAARLTGADPAGLRAAEWRRGTLPPFGFGAAVLDEVEHTVDRLVRAAQADYAGSARAVDIAVDLGNGRRLTGTVPEVRGDVLVRTTFSRLAPKHRIAAWVSLLALTVTEDRSWRAVSTGRGQFGRPTWRSELAAPDVPAAREALRQLVALRDAGLTEPLPVAPAASALYAERRFRGAGAEDAIAAAEREFNGGPNGPGPFGDHTDRHLRYVWGPAPRLEDLMAAPAAAGEPGESSRFGALARRMWFPLLAAESQGQP, encoded by the coding sequence ATGCCGCTGCACATCCACCGTGCCGAGCGCGCCGACGTCCTGGCCCGGGCGCTCGCCGATGTGCTGGCCTCGCCGCTGGACGACCCGCTCGCGGCCGAGGTGGTCGCGGTGCCCGCGAAGGGGGTCGAGCGCTGGCTGACGCAGACGCTCTCGGAGGTGCTCGGCGCGGACGGCTCGGCCGACGGCGTGTGCGCGAACATCGCCTTCCCCTCGCCCGCCGCGCTGGTCGCCGAGGCGCTGGCGGCGGCGAGCGGAGTGGCGCCCGCCGAGGATCCCTGGGCGCCGGACCGCGCGGTGTGGACGCTGCTGCGGGTGATCGACGGGTCGTTGTCCGAGCCGTGGTGCGCCGTACTGGCCAGGCACCTCGGCGCGCGGGCCGCCGCGGGCGACGAGCACCGCGTCGGCCGGCGCTACGCGACGGCGGCGCGGATCACCGCGCTGTTCGACAGCTATGCCGCCCAGCGGCCCGCGCTGATCACCGAATGGGCGGCCGGCCTGGACACCGACGGCGCGGGCGGCGCGGTACCCGACGACCTGCTCTGGCAGCCGATGCTGTGGCGCGGGCTGCGCGCGGAGATCGGGGCGCCGAGCCCGGCCGAGCGGCTCGAGGCCGCCTGCGCGCGGCTGCGCGCGCGGCCGGATCTGGTCGCGTTGCCACCGCGGCTGTCGCTGTTCGGCGTGACCCGGTTGCCCAGCGACCAGCTCGCCGTGCTGTCGGCGCTGGCCGCCGCCCGCGACGTCCACTTGTGGCTCGTGCATCCGAGCCCGGTCCTGTGGTCGGCGCTGAACGGAGTGCCCGCCGCCCGGACTCGAGCCGAGGATCACAGCGCCAGGGCGGTCGCCCATCCACTGCTGGCGGGGCTGGCGCGCGACGTGCGGGAGTTGCAGCAGCGGTTGACCGCCGCCATCGGCTCCGACACATATCACCCGCTCGGCTCGGCGAGCTCGGGTAACCTTGCGACGGAAGACGATTCGCACGCGACATTGCTGCGCGCACTGCAGCGGGGCATCCGGGACGACCGGTGGCCGCCTGCGCCAGGGGAGGCGGCCGCCGACGGCACCGTGCAGGTGCACGCGTGTCACGGCCCCGCGCGACAGGTCGAGGTGCTACGGGAATGCCTGCTCGGGCGGTTCGCGGCCGACGAGACGCTGGAGCCGCGCGACGTGCTGATCATGTGCCCGGAGGTGCAGGCGTACGCACCGCTGATACGGGCGGCGTTCGGGCAGCGCTCGACGGGAACGCCCGAGCCGCAGGCCGATTCGGAGCATCCGGCGCACCGGCTGCGGGTGCGGCTGGCCGACCGGGGGCGCGGGGTGACCAATCCGCTGCTCGCGGTGATCGGAGTCCTGCTCGAGCTGGCCGACGGCCGGGTGACGGCGACCCAGGTACTCGATCTCGCGGCCGCCGAAGCGGTCCGTCGCCGTTGCGGATTCGACGACGACGACATCGAGCGGCTGCGCGAATGGGCGGCCGAGTCCGGGGCCAGATGGGGCATCGGGCAACGGCAGCGCCAAGCGTTCGGGCTCGCCGATTTCGCGCAGAACACGCTCAACAGCGCGGTGGACCGGATCCTGCTGGGCGTCACCGCGGGTGAGACCTCCGACGACTGGCTGGATCTCGCGCTGCCCCTGGACGACGTGGACAGCAACGACGTGGACCTGGCCGGACGCTTCGCGGAGTTCGTCGACCGGCTCGCGGTGTGCCTGCGCGACCTGCGCGGCCCCCGGCCCGCGCACGAGTGGGCGGCGGTGCTCGGCCGCGCGCTGGATCTGCTGACCGACGTGCCGGACGCGCAGGCGTGGGTGCGCACCGAGGCCAGGCAGGAACTCGCCGCCGCCACCGACCACGCGGGCGAGGTGTCGTTGCGGCTGACCGATGTCGGCGTGCTGCTGCGGTCGCGGCTGGCGGCGCGCCCCACCCGGGCCAACTTCCGCACCGGCGAGCTGACCGTCTGCACCATGGTGCCGATGCGGTCGGTGCCGCACCGGGTCGTGGTGCTGCTCGGGCTGGACGACGAGATGTTCCCGCGCGCGAGCGCCGCGGACGGTGACGACGTGCTGGCCCGGGAACCGCTGATCGGCGAACGGGATCCGCGCAGCGAGGACCGGCAACTGCTGCTGGACGCGATCCTCGCGGCCCGGGACACGCTGCTGGTGTTCCACACCGGCGCCGATCCGGTCACCGGGGCGCACCGACCGCCCGCCATCCCGGTCGCCGAGTTGCTGGACGCGCTGCGGGCCCACGTCGGCGCGGCGGCGATGCGCGCGGTGGTGACCCGGCATCCGCTGCAATCCTTCGATCGGCGGAACTTCCGGGCCGAGCAGCCGTTCAGCTTCGACACCGTGGCCTTGGCCGGCGCCTACGCGGCGGACGGACCCGTGCGCCCGCGGCCGGGATTCCTGGCCGGCCCGCTGCCCGCGGCGGAGGCGGCGGACGTCGCGCTGGCCGACCTCATCTCCTTCGCCGAGCACCCGGTGCGCGCGTTCCTGTGGCAGCGCCTCGGCCTGCGGGTGCCCGAGCACGAGGAGGACATCGCCGACCGGCTGCCCATCGAGCTCGACGGCCTGGCCAAGTGGGAGCTGGGCGAACGCCTGCTCGCGGCCCGCCTCACCGGCGCGGACCCGGCCGGGCTGCGGGCGGCGGAATGGCGGCGCGGCACGCTGCCGCCCTTCGGATTCGGCGCCGCCGTGCTCGACGAGGTCGAGCACACCGTGGACCGGTTGGTGCGAGCCGCGCAGGCGGACTACGCGGGCTCGGCGCGCGCGGTGGACATCGCGGTCGACCTGGGCAACGGACGACGGCTCACCGGCACCGTGCCCGAGGTGCGCGGGGACGTGCTGGTCCGCACCACCTTCTCCCGGCTGGCTCCCAAACACCGGATCGCGGCGTGGGTTTCGCTGCTTGCGCTGACCGTCACCGAGGACCGGTCGTGGCGGGCGGTGAGCACCGGCCGCGGACAGTTCGGCCGTCCTACCTGGCGCAGCGAACTCGCCGCGCCCGATGTGCCCGCGGCCAGGGAAGCCCTGCGTCAGCTCGTCGCACTGCGCGACGCGGGCCTGACCGAACCGCTGCCGGTCGCGCCGGCCGCCTCCGCGTTATACGCCGAGCGCCGGTTCCGCGGCGCGGGCGCCGAAGACGCGATCGCCGCGGCGGAGCGCGAATTCAACGGCGGGCCCAACGGTCCCGGGCCGTTCGGCGACCACACCGACCGCCATCTGCGCTACGTCTGGGGTCCGGCGCCCCGGCTCGAGGACCTCATGGCCGCGCCCGCCGCGGCGGGCGAGCCCGGGGAGAGCAGCCGGTTCGGCGCGCTGGCCCGGCGGATGTGGTTTCCGTTGCTGGCCGCGGAAAGTCAGGGTCAGCCGTGA
- a CDS encoding UvrD-helicase domain-containing protein has product MTVQETSFAAADFDADAFQPYGPLPTGTTVLEASAGTGKTHAIVGLAVRYVAEAGVDVSQLLLVTFSRAATQELRERTRDRFVAVAAGLADPDAAEAHADGLVRYLAQAEEAEVRLRRRRLLAALSDFDAGTIATTHSFCQRMLDELGLAGEHDPGTRLVETVDDLVGTVVDDLYLNRYARAEPPFSLKEARTLALAAVRDRHAALVPDGETGAGERVAFAHAVRAETGRRKRSAGLRDFDDLLVLLHEVLADPEHGPRACRRIRARYRVALVDEFQDTDPLQWDILRRSFHGHTTLVLVGDPKQAIYAFRGAEVLSYLDAVAHAGTRRELTTNWRSDAGLLAALDHLHGGAALGHEEIRVYPVAPTRPWSRLSGPGELTTPMRVRCLPRTGAGPLNKSGFPAVGRMRAEVADDLAADIVRLLESEVLLDVKAENASDSPTASGDAARRPIGPGDIAVLVRTRSQIDVVRAALDRVGVASVLAGGISVFATSSATDWLWVLRALEQPHRGDRVRLAACTPLLGVTAAELDSGGADLVGRVSAQLREAARLFARAGFAAVYEKIAAETRLAPRLLAVENGERQLTDLRHLAQLLDQVALTEGLGLTALTRWLADRVRDPASGAVADRSRRLDRDAAAVQIATVHASKGLEFPVVYLPFAWDSAKNPYPATLLFHADDGARVLDVGGPDAAGYADRKARSEAEEAGEELRLLYVALTRAMCQVVAWWAPAITTAASPLHRMVFGRGDRGAVVATRAAVPTDSVAAQMLSAWAQDAGAAISVTAVAGSDDVAIRRVRTEPAHGALAAARFDRVLDQQWRRTSYSALTASAHGPAAAEPDSEPEDARGPGDEPAGTSLVGAAEPEPAGAASLMNALPYGAEFGTLVHGVLERIDTGHPDLAAEVRDRCREAVRELMAEVEAEVLATALLAVLRTPFDTGCLADVAPRDRLSELEFELPLAGGDRVGATAATLRCVAGLLREHLPADDDLIAYADQLAALDDLPLRGYLTGSIDAVLRVADGPDPRFVVVDYKTNRLGTGDLTVAHYTRDRMAAEMLRSHYPLQALLYSVALHRYLRWRLPGYDPARHLGGVRYLFVRGMIGPETPSGCGVFDWRPPAGLVVALSALLAGEAR; this is encoded by the coding sequence ATGACCGTGCAGGAAACCTCCTTCGCCGCAGCGGATTTCGACGCCGACGCGTTCCAGCCGTACGGGCCGCTGCCCACCGGCACCACCGTGCTGGAGGCCAGCGCGGGCACCGGCAAGACGCACGCCATCGTGGGCCTCGCCGTGCGCTACGTCGCCGAGGCCGGGGTCGACGTGTCCCAGCTGCTGCTGGTGACGTTCAGTCGCGCGGCCACCCAGGAGCTGCGGGAACGCACGCGCGACCGATTCGTGGCCGTCGCCGCGGGATTGGCCGATCCGGACGCGGCCGAGGCGCACGCCGACGGCCTGGTCCGGTATCTCGCGCAGGCCGAGGAAGCGGAGGTGCGACTGCGGCGGCGACGGCTGCTGGCCGCCCTGTCGGATTTCGACGCGGGCACCATCGCCACCACGCACAGCTTCTGCCAGCGCATGCTCGACGAACTCGGCCTCGCGGGCGAACACGACCCGGGCACCCGGCTGGTGGAGACCGTCGACGACCTCGTCGGCACGGTCGTCGACGATCTGTACCTCAACCGCTACGCGCGCGCCGAACCGCCGTTCTCGCTGAAGGAGGCCCGCACGCTCGCGCTGGCCGCGGTGCGGGACCGGCACGCGGCGCTCGTGCCCGACGGCGAGACCGGCGCGGGCGAGCGGGTGGCGTTCGCGCACGCCGTGCGTGCGGAGACCGGGCGGCGCAAGCGATCGGCCGGACTGCGCGACTTCGACGACCTGCTGGTGCTGCTGCACGAGGTGCTCGCCGATCCGGAACACGGCCCGCGCGCGTGCCGCCGCATTCGCGCGCGGTACCGGGTCGCCCTGGTCGACGAATTCCAGGACACCGACCCCTTGCAATGGGACATCCTGCGCAGGTCGTTCCACGGGCACACCACCCTGGTGCTGGTCGGCGATCCCAAGCAGGCGATCTACGCCTTCCGTGGCGCGGAGGTGCTCAGCTACCTGGACGCCGTCGCGCACGCAGGCACCCGCCGCGAGCTCACCACGAACTGGCGCAGCGACGCGGGACTGCTCGCCGCGCTGGACCACCTGCACGGCGGAGCGGCGCTGGGGCACGAGGAGATCCGCGTCTATCCGGTCGCGCCGACCCGGCCCTGGTCGCGGTTGTCCGGTCCCGGCGAGCTCACCACGCCGATGCGCGTTCGCTGCCTGCCGCGCACCGGGGCGGGACCGCTCAACAAATCCGGCTTCCCGGCCGTCGGGCGGATGCGGGCCGAGGTCGCCGACGATCTCGCCGCCGATATCGTGCGCTTGCTCGAATCCGAAGTACTGCTGGACGTGAAAGCGGAGAACGCGAGTGATTCGCCGACTGCGTCCGGAGACGCCGCGCGCAGGCCGATCGGTCCCGGCGACATCGCGGTGCTGGTGCGCACCCGCTCGCAGATCGACGTGGTGCGCGCCGCGCTGGACCGCGTCGGCGTCGCCTCCGTGCTCGCCGGGGGCATCAGCGTCTTCGCGACCAGCAGCGCCACCGACTGGCTGTGGGTGCTGCGGGCGCTGGAACAGCCGCACCGCGGCGACCGGGTGCGGCTGGCCGCGTGCACACCGCTGCTCGGCGTGACGGCGGCCGAGCTCGACAGCGGCGGAGCCGATCTGGTCGGCCGGGTCAGCGCCCAACTGCGCGAGGCGGCGCGGCTGTTCGCCCGTGCGGGCTTCGCCGCCGTCTACGAGAAGATCGCCGCCGAGACGCGCCTGGCGCCGCGGCTGCTTGCCGTGGAGAACGGGGAACGGCAGCTCACCGACTTGCGGCACCTCGCGCAGCTGCTCGACCAGGTCGCGCTGACCGAGGGCCTCGGGCTGACCGCGCTGACCCGGTGGCTGGCCGACCGGGTGCGCGATCCGGCCTCCGGCGCTGTCGCCGATCGCAGCCGCAGGCTCGATCGGGACGCCGCCGCCGTTCAGATCGCCACCGTGCACGCGAGCAAGGGACTCGAATTCCCGGTCGTCTATCTGCCGTTCGCGTGGGACAGCGCGAAGAATCCCTATCCGGCGACGTTGCTGTTCCACGCCGACGACGGTGCGCGTGTGCTGGACGTGGGCGGCCCGGACGCCGCGGGGTACGCCGATCGCAAGGCGCGCAGCGAGGCCGAGGAAGCGGGGGAGGAGCTGCGGCTGCTGTACGTCGCGCTGACCCGGGCCATGTGCCAGGTCGTCGCCTGGTGGGCGCCCGCGATCACCACCGCGGCGTCGCCGCTGCACCGGATGGTGTTCGGGCGCGGCGATCGCGGCGCCGTCGTCGCCACCCGCGCCGCCGTGCCGACGGATTCCGTTGCGGCGCAGATGCTGTCGGCGTGGGCGCAGGACGCGGGCGCGGCGATCTCGGTGACGGCGGTGGCCGGGAGCGACGACGTCGCGATCCGGCGGGTGCGCACCGAGCCCGCGCATGGCGCGCTGGCCGCCGCCCGATTCGACCGGGTGCTGGACCAGCAGTGGCGGCGCACGTCGTACTCGGCGTTGACCGCGTCGGCGCACGGGCCCGCGGCCGCGGAACCCGACAGTGAACCGGAGGACGCGCGGGGGCCCGGTGACGAGCCCGCGGGCACCTCCCTGGTCGGCGCGGCGGAGCCGGAGCCGGCGGGCGCGGCGTCGCTGATGAACGCGCTGCCCTACGGGGCGGAGTTCGGCACGCTGGTGCACGGCGTCCTCGAACGGATCGACACCGGCCACCCGGACCTGGCGGCCGAGGTGCGCGACCGGTGCCGCGAAGCGGTGCGCGAGCTGATGGCCGAGGTGGAGGCGGAAGTGCTGGCCACCGCGCTGCTGGCGGTGCTGCGCACCCCGTTCGACACCGGCTGCCTGGCCGATGTCGCCCCGCGCGACCGGCTCAGCGAACTCGAATTCGAATTGCCGCTGGCGGGCGGGGACCGTGTCGGCGCGACCGCGGCGACCCTGCGGTGCGTCGCCGGATTGCTGCGCGAACATCTTCCGGCGGACGACGACCTGATCGCGTACGCCGATCAGTTGGCGGCGCTGGACGACCTCCCGCTGCGCGGCTACCTGACCGGCAGCATCGACGCCGTGCTGCGCGTCGCGGACGGCCCGGACCCGCGATTCGTCGTGGTCGACTACAAGACCAATCGGCTGGGCACCGGCGATCTCACCGTCGCGCATTACACCCGCGACCGTATGGCCGCCGAGATGCTGCGCTCGCACTATCCGCTGCAAGCGCTGCTGTATTCGGTGGCGTTGCACCGGTATCTGCGCTGGCGGTTGCCCGGCTACGACCCGGCGCGGCATCTCGGCGGGGTCCGGTACTTGTTCGTGCGCGGCATGATCGGACCCGAGACACCGTCGGGATGTGGCGTGTTCGACTGGCGTCCGCCCGCCGGCTTGGTCGTCGCCCTGTCGGCGCTGCTGGCCGGGGAGGCGCGATGA
- the recD gene encoding exodeoxyribonuclease V subunit alpha — protein sequence MTSIQVAQRGTGLLRTFNEAGVLSAADVHVALRLGRLGRESSEPVLFAAALAVRAVRSGSVCLELHRMREIGVDADETWDAGVDPAALPWPDIPAVVAALRASPLVRGGPAGPLRPLRLVESHGPGDSGPLLYLDRYYRQEQTIRRVLTERSAHHPAVDPRIVRRELDRLFDATAGTAPDRQRLAAALAATHWTTVVAGGPGTGKTHTIARIIALLSAHREAEPKLPALRIALAAPTGKAAARLQEAVREQAASLGLPELTAATLHRLLGWQRGRSTRFKYHEFNRLPYDVIVVDETSMVSLTMMSRLLAALRPDTRLVLVGDPDQLASVDAGAVLADLVAGPVAATANPVLDEILGPESVSEHAESLTALERTRLRGGIVRLTRGRRFGGRIADLAVAVRAGDADAALELLRGGGAELSLSAPEELAAVRADVVRAATAVTAAALDGDAAGALTALESHRLLCAHRQGPFGVERWDRMAAEWAAAGGAGPDSHQAPWYPGQPLLVTANDHEARIYNGDTGVVVRMPDGSLRAALQRGSEPYLVHPTQFPAVVTVFAMTIHRSQGSQYDTVSVVLPEPESTLLTRELLYTAITRARRHVRIIGTDESIRAGIARRVLRASGLSRREEVR from the coding sequence ATGACCTCGATCCAAGTGGCGCAGCGGGGGACAGGACTGCTGCGCACGTTCAACGAGGCGGGAGTGCTGTCGGCGGCGGACGTGCACGTGGCCCTGCGCTTGGGCCGGCTGGGCCGGGAATCATCGGAGCCGGTGCTGTTCGCCGCGGCGCTGGCCGTGCGCGCGGTGCGCTCCGGCTCGGTGTGCCTGGAACTGCACCGGATGCGGGAGATCGGCGTCGACGCCGACGAAACCTGGGACGCGGGCGTCGATCCGGCGGCGCTGCCGTGGCCGGACATCCCGGCGGTGGTCGCCGCGCTGCGTGCGAGCCCGCTGGTGCGCGGTGGACCGGCCGGTCCGTTGCGACCGTTGCGACTGGTCGAATCGCACGGGCCGGGCGACTCCGGCCCGTTGCTCTACCTCGATCGCTACTACCGGCAGGAGCAGACGATCCGTCGGGTGCTGACCGAGCGATCCGCGCACCATCCGGCGGTGGATCCCCGGATCGTGCGTCGCGAACTGGACCGGTTGTTCGACGCGACCGCGGGCACCGCGCCGGATCGCCAGCGTCTGGCCGCCGCGCTGGCCGCGACCCACTGGACCACCGTGGTCGCCGGTGGGCCGGGCACCGGCAAGACCCACACCATCGCCCGGATCATCGCCTTGTTGTCCGCGCACCGCGAGGCCGAGCCGAAGTTGCCCGCGCTGCGCATCGCGCTGGCCGCCCCGACCGGCAAAGCGGCGGCGCGCCTGCAGGAAGCCGTGCGCGAGCAAGCGGCGTCGCTCGGACTGCCCGAACTCACCGCCGCCACGCTGCACCGGCTGCTCGGCTGGCAGCGCGGGCGCAGTACCCGGTTCAAATACCACGAGTTCAATCGGTTGCCCTACGACGTGATCGTGGTGGACGAGACCTCGATGGTCTCGTTGACGATGATGAGCAGGTTGCTGGCCGCGCTGCGCCCGGACACCCGCCTGGTCCTGGTCGGCGACCCCGACCAGCTGGCCTCGGTCGACGCGGGCGCTGTGCTCGCCGACCTGGTCGCCGGACCGGTCGCCGCCACGGCGAATCCCGTCCTGGACGAAATCCTGGGCCCGGAGTCGGTTTCCGAGCACGCGGAGTCCTTGACCGCGTTGGAGCGCACCCGCCTGCGCGGCGGCATCGTGCGGCTGACCCGGGGCCGCAGGTTCGGCGGCCGGATCGCCGACCTGGCCGTCGCGGTGCGGGCCGGGGACGCGGACGCCGCACTCGAGCTGTTGCGCGGGGGCGGTGCGGAATTGTCGCTCAGCGCGCCGGAGGAACTGGCCGCGGTGCGTGCCGACGTGGTGCGGGCCGCCACCGCGGTCACCGCCGCCGCGCTCGACGGCGACGCGGCCGGCGCGCTCACGGCGCTGGAATCACATCGTCTGCTGTGCGCGCACCGGCAGGGGCCGTTCGGCGTCGAACGCTGGGACCGGATGGCCGCGGAGTGGGCCGCCGCCGGCGGAGCGGGCCCCGATTCGCACCAGGCGCCGTGGTACCCCGGCCAGCCGCTGCTGGTCACCGCGAATGATCACGAGGCGCGGATCTACAACGGTGACACCGGCGTGGTCGTCCGCATGCCCGACGGCTCGCTGCGCGCGGCGCTACAGCGCGGCAGCGAACCGTATCTGGTGCATCCCACGCAGTTCCCCGCCGTGGTCACCGTCTTCGCCATGACCATCCATCGCAGCCAGGGCAGCCAGTACGACACGGTCTCCGTCGTCCTGCCCGAGCCGGAATCGACGCTGCTGACGCGGGAATTGCTGTACACCGCGATCACCAGAGCGCGCCGTCACGTCCGGATCATCGGCACCGACGAGTCCATCCGCGCCGGTATCGCACGGCGGGTGTTGCGCGCCAGCGGGCTGTCGCGACGAGAAGAGGTCCGGTGA
- a CDS encoding RNA polymerase sigma factor, whose protein sequence is MPPFEEIVAEYGPMVLRVCRAVLGPSDAADAWSETFLSALRAFPGLPSDTNVEAWLVTIAHRRAIDVGRALTRAPVPAETLPERPATAPGPADYDPDLWAALRALPTKQRQAVAYHYLAGLPHAEIAALLGNSPDAARRAAADGLKTLRKLYPKDEA, encoded by the coding sequence CTGCCCCCGTTCGAGGAAATAGTGGCCGAATACGGCCCGATGGTGTTGCGCGTCTGCCGGGCGGTGCTCGGTCCGTCCGACGCCGCCGACGCCTGGTCGGAAACGTTTCTCTCGGCGCTGCGCGCGTTTCCCGGCCTGCCCTCGGACACGAATGTCGAGGCCTGGCTGGTCACCATCGCGCATCGCCGCGCGATCGACGTCGGCCGGGCGCTCACGCGCGCGCCGGTCCCGGCCGAGACACTGCCGGAACGCCCCGCCACCGCTCCCGGACCCGCCGACTACGACCCCGACCTGTGGGCCGCCCTGCGGGCGCTGCCGACCAAGCAGCGCCAGGCGGTCGCCTACCACTATCTGGCCGGGCTTCCCCACGCGGAGATCGCCGCGTTGCTCGGCAATTCTCCCGACGCCGCCCGCCGCGCCGCCGCGGACGGCCTGAAGACCCTGCGCAAGCTCTACCCGAAGGATGAAGCATGA
- a CDS encoding methylated-DNA--[protein]-cysteine S-methyltransferase: MATLDHGDGLSRALTPDADLLATLHARLTVEAEAAGLLDVAYRLLDTPVGTLLLAATPAGLVRVAYPTEDHDAVLATLAARISPRILAAPARLDAAARQIAEYFAGRRTRFDLPLDLRLAAGFRRQVIEHLPAIGYGQRASYGAVAAAVGNPRAVRAVGSACARNPLPVVLPCHRVVRGDGSIGQYVGGVTAKHTLLDLEAAA, translated from the coding sequence ATGGCCACTCTCGATCACGGCGACGGATTGTCGCGCGCGCTGACCCCCGACGCCGATCTGCTCGCCACCTTGCACGCGCGTCTGACCGTCGAGGCCGAAGCCGCGGGCCTGCTCGATGTCGCCTACCGCCTGCTGGACACCCCGGTGGGGACGCTGCTGCTGGCCGCCACGCCCGCCGGGCTGGTCCGCGTCGCCTATCCCACCGAGGACCACGACGCGGTGCTCGCCACGCTGGCCGCCCGGATCAGCCCGCGGATCCTCGCGGCGCCTGCCCGGCTGGACGCGGCGGCGCGGCAGATCGCGGAATACTTCGCGGGCCGCCGGACGCGGTTCGATCTGCCCCTGGATCTGCGGCTGGCCGCGGGATTCCGCCGCCAGGTGATCGAGCACCTGCCCGCCATCGGCTACGGTCAGCGCGCGAGTTACGGCGCGGTGGCCGCCGCCGTCGGGAACCCGCGTGCCGTGCGCGCGGTCGGCTCGGCCTGCGCGCGCAATCCCCTGCCGGTGGTGCTTCCGTGTCACCGGGTGGTGCGCGGTGACGGGTCGATCGGCCAGTACGTCGGCGGCGTCACCGCCAAGCACACGCTGCTGGATCTGGAGGCGGCGGCATGA